In the Leptotrichia sp. oral taxon 847 genome, one interval contains:
- a CDS encoding pyridoxal-phosphate-dependent aminotransferase family protein codes for MSSKLLLTPGPTNIPERYLEILGKDIIHHRTPKFREYMKENNEYLKKIFKTKNDVTVVTSSGTGVMEAAVVNFFSKGEKVLVINTGYFGDRFRKIGEIYGLDMINLEYEFGESYKLDDVKKVISENPDLKGILMTHSETSVGILNDVKAVGDLTKNTDILLVVDTISGLVVNSFDFDGWGVDVAIAGSQKAFLIPPGLAFVAVSDKAKKAMESSDLPKYYFDLKQYKKYFENNLETPYTPAIALILALNASLKDLVNKGIDNIIQQKHDLRKHIEEKAKKLGFNLLVKNEENRTNTLVSIYREDVVIKSIISALEEKGYTVTGGKGKYAQSLMRIGLLGEISKSQIDDFFVIFEEELNKQLGK; via the coding sequence ATGAGTTCAAAATTATTATTGACACCGGGACCTACAAACATACCCGAAAGATATTTAGAAATTTTAGGAAAAGATATCATTCATCACAGAACACCTAAATTCAGGGAATACATGAAAGAAAACAATGAATATTTAAAAAAGATTTTTAAGACAAAAAATGATGTAACAGTTGTAACTTCATCAGGAACTGGTGTTATGGAAGCCGCAGTTGTAAACTTTTTTTCAAAAGGAGAGAAAGTTTTAGTGATTAATACTGGATATTTTGGAGATAGATTTAGAAAAATAGGAGAAATTTATGGACTTGATATGATAAATTTGGAATATGAATTTGGAGAAAGTTATAAATTAGATGACGTAAAAAAAGTTATTTCAGAAAATCCAGATTTAAAAGGAATTTTAATGACTCACAGCGAAACGTCTGTAGGAATTTTAAATGATGTAAAAGCGGTTGGAGATTTGACTAAAAATACTGATATTTTATTAGTTGTTGACACAATTAGCGGACTTGTGGTAAACAGTTTTGATTTTGATGGGTGGGGAGTCGATGTTGCAATAGCAGGAAGCCAAAAAGCTTTTTTAATACCACCAGGATTAGCTTTTGTCGCAGTTAGTGATAAAGCCAAAAAAGCTATGGAAAGTTCAGATTTACCAAAATATTATTTTGATTTAAAACAGTATAAAAAATATTTTGAAAATAATTTAGAAACTCCATACACTCCAGCGATTGCATTAATTTTGGCACTTAATGCGTCATTGAAAGACTTGGTAAACAAAGGTATTGACAATATTATTCAGCAAAAACACGATTTGAGAAAACATATTGAAGAAAAAGCAAAGAAATTAGGATTTAACTTGCTTGTAAAAAATGAAGAAAATAGAACAAATACACTTGTTTCAATTTACAGGGAAGATGTTGTCATAAAATCAATAATTTCGGCTTTGGAAGAAAAAGGCTACACAGTTACAGGAGGAAAAGGAAAATATGCGCAGAGTCTTATGAGAATAGGACTTTTGGGAGAAATCTCAAAATCTCAAATTGATGACTTTTTTGTGATTTTTGAAGAAGAGTTAAATAAACAGTTGGGAAAATAA
- the lgt gene encoding prolipoprotein diacylglyceryl transferase, whose amino-acid sequence MKPYLFKIGGFELRIYSLMYILAFLCGIFIGIADDVAEKRGITDRKIIEDFAFTTILSGLIGARLYYVIFKFGDYIGNPLSIFYVWQGGLAIHGGIIGGFIGAYLFAKKRKINLWVLTDMAVGALLFGQFLGRFGNLANGEIHGVPTFTPLSVIFSGRFNEWWVRYQSMSASMQARFKEVVPWGLKFPLDTPAGSEFPNLPLHPAMLYEGFLNLIAFIILWFYFRKKEKNPGVLTMIYLIMYALIRMFVSTFRAEDLRVPGTSIRMPYLISIIMIVIAVIGIVYFSNPKRKFVPVDEVKKNPNETKETKKDNLDDEITENNDTKDSDKTEEVEI is encoded by the coding sequence ATGAAGCCGTATTTATTTAAAATCGGAGGATTTGAACTTAGAATATATAGTCTTATGTATATTTTAGCTTTTTTATGCGGAATATTTATCGGAATTGCTGATGACGTGGCAGAAAAGCGGGGAATTACTGATAGAAAAATTATAGAAGATTTTGCATTTACAACAATACTTTCAGGATTGATTGGTGCTAGACTATATTATGTAATCTTCAAATTTGGAGATTATATAGGAAATCCGCTATCCATATTTTATGTTTGGCAAGGCGGGCTTGCAATTCACGGTGGAATAATCGGTGGATTTATAGGAGCTTATTTATTTGCTAAAAAAAGAAAGATTAATTTATGGGTATTGACTGATATGGCAGTGGGAGCACTGCTATTTGGTCAGTTTTTAGGTCGTTTTGGAAATTTGGCAAATGGAGAAATTCATGGTGTGCCAACGTTTACACCGCTTAGCGTTATTTTTTCGGGAAGATTTAACGAATGGTGGGTGCGATATCAGTCAATGAGCGCTAGTATGCAGGCAAGATTTAAAGAAGTTGTACCTTGGGGACTAAAATTTCCCTTAGATACGCCTGCAGGTTCGGAATTTCCAAATTTACCGCTTCATCCGGCGATGCTGTACGAAGGATTTTTGAATTTAATAGCATTTATAATTTTATGGTTTTATTTTCGAAAAAAAGAAAAAAATCCTGGAGTGTTGACAATGATCTATTTAATAATGTATGCACTTATAAGAATGTTTGTAAGTACATTTAGAGCAGAAGATTTAAGAGTGCCAGGAACTTCAATAAGAATGCCGTATTTAATAAGTATTATTATGATTGTGATTGCGGTAATTGGAATTGTCTATTTTAGTAACCCTAAAAGAAAATTTGTGCCGGTTGACGAAGTTAAAAAAAATCCAAATGAAACCAAAGAAACTAAAAAAGATAATTTAGATGATGAAATTACTGAAAATAATGATACAAAAGATTCTGATAAAACAGAAGAAGTTGAAATATAA
- a CDS encoding 1-deoxy-D-xylulose-5-phosphate synthase — protein sequence MILEKINEPKDVKRLNREELVKLASDVRKALLNRVSNYPKGGHVGSNFGMVELTIALHYVFNSPIDKIVYDVSHQAYTHKILTGRKDGFLYEDKFSTVNGYTDQDESEHDFFRVGHTSTSISLAAGLAKARDLKGRDENIIAVIGDGSLSGGLAFEGLNNAAEQGGNLIIIVNDNEQSIAENHGGLYKNLKELRDTKGKAKNNYFCALGLDYRYVANGHDINKLIEVFEEVKNINHPIVLHIHTTKGKGLSYAEKDRETWHYNSNFVPETGEPKTKPESKENFGDITFDFMIEKMKKDPRVCFINAAVPMGFGFTKDRREKLDKLRKQYVDVGIAEEHATTFSSGMATNGAKPVFGVISTFVQRTYDQISHDIAINKAPTVTLVFGGTLKGMNDVTHLGYFDIPMISNIPNIVYLAPTTKEEYLAMLEWAIDQNENPVFIKVPGGAVQHSGIDVDKDYSNWNSYKVVEKGNDVAIVGLGEFFSLGKEVKELLKEKAGIDATLINPRFISGIDENLLNELKENHKLVVTLESGQKEGGFGAKISSFYGASDMKVLNVGAKKEFTDEIPYDVFFENNRLTKEQIVEDILEVLK from the coding sequence ATGATATTAGAGAAAATAAACGAACCGAAAGATGTGAAAAGATTAAATAGGGAAGAATTGGTAAAATTAGCTTCAGACGTGAGAAAAGCTTTGTTAAATAGAGTCAGTAATTATCCAAAAGGAGGGCATGTGGGGTCTAATTTTGGAATGGTTGAACTGACAATTGCTCTTCATTATGTGTTTAATTCTCCGATTGATAAAATAGTATATGATGTGTCGCATCAGGCTTATACACATAAAATTTTAACTGGAAGAAAAGATGGATTTTTGTATGAAGATAAATTTAGCACTGTAAATGGATACACTGACCAAGATGAAAGTGAACACGACTTTTTTAGAGTGGGACATACTTCAACTTCTATAAGTCTTGCAGCAGGACTTGCAAAAGCAAGAGATCTAAAGGGACGTGATGAAAATATAATTGCTGTGATTGGAGATGGTTCTCTAAGTGGAGGACTAGCTTTTGAAGGATTAAACAATGCAGCTGAACAAGGTGGAAACTTGATTATAATCGTAAATGACAATGAGCAGTCGATTGCTGAAAATCACGGAGGACTTTACAAAAATTTAAAAGAGTTGAGAGATACAAAAGGAAAAGCGAAAAATAATTATTTTTGTGCACTTGGACTTGATTACAGATATGTAGCCAATGGACATGACATTAATAAACTAATCGAAGTGTTTGAAGAAGTTAAAAATATTAATCATCCGATAGTTTTACATATTCATACAACTAAAGGGAAAGGGCTTTCATATGCTGAAAAAGATAGAGAAACTTGGCATTATAATTCAAACTTTGTGCCTGAAACAGGCGAGCCTAAAACAAAACCTGAATCAAAAGAAAATTTTGGTGATATTACTTTTGACTTTATGATTGAAAAAATGAAAAAAGATCCGAGGGTTTGCTTTATTAATGCCGCTGTTCCGATGGGGTTTGGGTTTACAAAAGATAGAAGAGAAAAATTGGATAAATTGAGAAAACAATATGTTGACGTTGGGATTGCCGAAGAACATGCGACTACTTTTTCGTCAGGAATGGCTACAAATGGTGCAAAACCAGTATTTGGGGTAATTAGTACTTTTGTTCAAAGAACTTATGACCAAATTTCACATGATATTGCGATAAATAAAGCGCCAACGGTTACTTTAGTATTTGGTGGAACATTGAAAGGTATGAATGATGTAACACATTTAGGATATTTTGACATACCGATGATTTCAAATATACCGAATATCGTGTATTTGGCACCAACTACGAAGGAAGAATATTTGGCAATGCTTGAATGGGCGATTGATCAAAATGAAAATCCAGTATTTATAAAAGTGCCTGGTGGAGCAGTTCAACATTCTGGAATTGATGTGGATAAAGATTATTCTAATTGGAATAGCTACAAAGTTGTGGAAAAAGGAAATGATGTGGCGATTGTTGGATTGGGAGAATTTTTTTCGTTAGGTAAAGAAGTGAAGGAATTGCTGAAAGAAAAAGCTGGAATTGATGCGACATTGATAAATCCCAGATTCATAAGTGGTATCGATGAAAATTTGTTAAATGAATTAAAAGAAAATCACAAATTGGTAGTTACATTGGAAAGCGGACAAAAAGAAGGAGGATTTGGAGCAAAAATCTCTAGTTTCTATGGAGCTTCTGACATGAAAGTGCTTAATGTGGGTGCTAAAAAAGAATTTACAGATGAAATTCCTTACGATGTATTTTTTGAAAACAATAGACTTACAAAAGAGCAAATTGTTGAGGATATTTTGGAAGTATTAAAATAA
- a CDS encoding M24 family metallopeptidase: MENKTKKLKNILKKLNIDGLFITDMYNLRYFTGFTGTTGVALVTKEENYFFSDFRYKKQATEQVTKMGFEFVESRTLIVSAGELVKKLDLKNVGFEDNNVSFALYQAIKENFSSKLTPVGNELILQRMKKSEKEIETIKKAIEISDAAFSEVLKEIKEGVSEKEIAAYLEYIQRKLGAENRSFDTIIASGLRSAMPHGVASDKKIQKEEFITMDFGAYYDGYVSDITRTVYYGQNITDKHKEIYNTVLAGHLLGIKTIKSGMYTDEVDKAVRDFFKSKNLGEYFGHGLGHGIGLEIHEMPYLSKSQHLKLEENMIVTVEPGLYFDGFGGVRIEDDVVVTKNGCEVLNKSPKELIIIE, from the coding sequence ATGGAAAATAAAACAAAAAAATTAAAAAATATTTTAAAAAAATTAAATATCGATGGACTTTTTATTACGGATATGTACAATCTTAGATATTTTACGGGATTTACTGGAACTACAGGAGTTGCACTCGTTACAAAAGAAGAAAATTACTTTTTTTCAGATTTTAGATACAAAAAGCAAGCGACTGAGCAAGTTACAAAAATGGGATTTGAATTTGTAGAAAGTAGAACTTTGATCGTTTCAGCTGGAGAGCTTGTAAAAAAATTGGATTTAAAAAATGTGGGATTTGAAGACAACAATGTTTCGTTTGCACTTTATCAGGCAATAAAAGAAAATTTTAGCTCAAAACTTACTCCTGTAGGAAATGAGTTAATTTTACAAAGAATGAAAAAATCTGAAAAAGAGATTGAAACTATTAAAAAAGCCATTGAAATAAGTGATGCTGCTTTTTCTGAAGTGTTAAAAGAAATTAAAGAAGGTGTGTCTGAAAAAGAAATAGCAGCATATCTGGAATACATTCAAAGAAAATTAGGAGCAGAAAACAGATCGTTTGACACCATCATTGCAAGTGGACTAAGATCTGCTATGCCACACGGAGTCGCAAGTGATAAAAAGATTCAAAAGGAAGAATTTATCACAATGGACTTTGGAGCATATTACGACGGCTATGTTTCTGACATCACAAGAACGGTTTACTATGGACAAAATATTACGGATAAACATAAAGAAATTTACAACACAGTTTTAGCTGGACACCTTCTTGGAATCAAGACAATAAAATCAGGGATGTACACAGATGAAGTTGACAAAGCTGTGAGAGATTTTTTTAAAAGCAAAAATTTAGGAGAATATTTTGGGCATGGATTGGGACACGGAATAGGTCTTGAAATTCATGAAATGCCGTATTTATCGAAATCTCAGCACTTAAAACTTGAAGAAAATATGATAGTAACTGTTGAGCCAGGACTTTATTTTGATGGATTCGGTGGAGTTAGAATCGAAGATGATGTCGTTGTGACTAAAAATGGATGTGAAGTTTTGAATAAAAGTCCAAAAGAATTGATTATTATAGAATAA
- the kdsA gene encoding 3-deoxy-8-phosphooctulonate synthase: protein MLIDRVKKVKITDKITVGNKKIFLIAGPCVIESEDLVMEVAGKMKEITDKLGIDYIFKASFDKANRSSISSFRGPGLDKGLEILARVKEKYGVALATDIHEPWQCEKAKEIIDLLQIPAFLCRQTDLLVAAAKTGKAVNIKKGQFLAPWDMKNVVNKFREVGNENVMLCERGATFGYNNLVVDMRGLLEMRKFGHPVVFDATHSVQIPGGKGDSTDGNREYAYPLARAAVSVGVDGIFAEVHPDPDRGLSDGPNMLKLENVEEILTNLLKYDKLTKEL, encoded by the coding sequence ATGTTGATAGATAGAGTAAAAAAAGTAAAAATTACTGATAAGATAACGGTTGGTAATAAGAAAATATTTCTTATTGCGGGACCTTGTGTGATTGAATCCGAAGATTTAGTCATGGAAGTTGCTGGAAAAATGAAAGAAATTACTGATAAATTAGGTATTGACTACATTTTTAAGGCATCTTTTGACAAGGCTAACCGTTCTTCAATCTCATCTTTTCGTGGACCAGGATTAGATAAAGGTTTGGAAATTCTGGCAAGGGTTAAGGAAAAATATGGTGTAGCATTGGCTACAGATATTCACGAACCTTGGCAGTGTGAAAAAGCTAAAGAAATCATTGATTTATTGCAAATTCCAGCATTTCTGTGCAGACAGACGGATTTACTTGTGGCAGCGGCAAAAACTGGGAAAGCTGTAAATATAAAGAAAGGACAGTTTTTGGCACCATGGGATATGAAAAACGTTGTGAATAAATTTCGTGAAGTTGGAAATGAGAATGTAATGCTTTGTGAAAGAGGAGCGACTTTTGGCTATAACAATTTGGTTGTGGATATGCGTGGACTTTTGGAAATGAGAAAATTTGGGCATCCCGTTGTGTTTGATGCAACACATTCAGTACAAATTCCAGGTGGAAAAGGCGACAGTACGGATGGGAACAGAGAGTATGCCTATCCGCTAGCTAGAGCGGCCGTTTCTGTTGGAGTGGACGGAATTTTTGCAGAAGTTCATCCAGATCCCGACAGAGGACTTTCAGATGGACCAAATATGTTAAAATTAGAAAATGTTGAAGAAATTTTGACAAATTTATTGAAATACGATAAATTAACAAAAGAATTATAA
- the rpsP gene encoding 30S ribosomal protein S16 produces MLKIRLTRIGRKKVPFYRIAAMENLSKRDGKAVAYLGTYNPLAEDDKQVVLKEEEILKYLSNGAQPTDTIKSILTKAGVWEKFQESKKK; encoded by the coding sequence ATGTTAAAAATAAGATTAACTAGAATAGGAAGAAAAAAAGTACCTTTTTACAGAATAGCTGCAATGGAAAATTTATCTAAAAGAGATGGAAAAGCAGTTGCTTATTTAGGGACTTATAATCCACTTGCCGAAGATGATAAGCAAGTTGTGTTAAAAGAAGAAGAAATTTTAAAATATTTGTCAAATGGAGCTCAACCAACTGATACAATAAAAAGTATTTTAACAAAAGCGGGTGTATGGGAAAAATTCCAAGAATCTAAGAAAAAATAG
- a CDS encoding helix-turn-helix domain-containing protein — translation MGRKSKISNELKIELIKKVLEENESIRSIAKEYGISKSALTTWKKKYIELGEESITTSGKNKHYSKEVREKAVLEYLNGQSSLFDICKHYKISSVSVLNYWIRDYRKNRDLDGNIIRRKKHVRIDLERKVSIVEYCIANYYNYNETIKKFGISYQQIYSWVKKYEQGGVEALIDNRGKRK, via the coding sequence ATGGGAAGAAAATCTAAAATATCCAATGAACTGAAAATCGAACTTATTAAAAAAGTGTTAGAGGAAAACGAAAGTATCAGGAGCATCGCCAAAGAATACGGCATTTCAAAATCTGCTCTGACAACTTGGAAAAAAAAGTACATTGAATTAGGCGAAGAAAGTATCACTACTTCAGGTAAAAATAAGCATTACTCGAAAGAAGTCCGTGAAAAAGCTGTTTTAGAATACTTAAACGGTCAAAGTTCCCTATTCGATATATGCAAACATTATAAAATTTCTTCAGTGAGCGTATTAAATTATTGGATTCGTGATTACAGAAAAAATAGAGATTTAGATGGAAATATTATTCGTCGAAAAAAACATGTAAGAATTGATTTGGAAAGAAAAGTCAGTATTGTAGAATATTGTATTGCTAATTACTATAACTACAATGAAACTATAAAAAAATTTGGTATCTCATACCAACAGATTTATTCTTGGGTAAAAAAATATGAACAAGGTGGCGTTGAAGCCTTAATTGATAATAGAGGAAAAAGAAAATAA
- a CDS encoding bifunctional folylpolyglutamate synthase/dihydrofolate synthase: MKIEKILEEIFSLRNKNRRENIDDLKKIYKLLGEPCKNKKIIHIAGTNGKGSTSTFLENIFFYSGYSVCKFTSPHILKYNERIVSNKKMICDEKVQKYYEILKKILNDLKLKINFFEITTFIALLFFEDENAEVIILETGLGGRLDATNVVNSVISVITNVSFDHTAILGNTLKEIAFEKAGIIKNGQLCVYSQNLIELENEIDKKTKKSINVLKKYKNIDIKLNKKNFTTTVKFEDDGKIKQFELPLFGKFQGNNFLVCYEIAKQFEISDKEIQNGISHLKLPGRFEIFSKKPFTILDVAHNEDSIKVLFENLSFLYRKNEVIFITSMLKTKDFVPIFQKIQKFSNKIFVTSLKDVTYGMSSEEIKKEIKKLKNKDIFLENIVFEDDILVAYEKAKEMGNYKAIVICGSFYEIAKFKKLFENGNKKIGKSKISVF; this comes from the coding sequence ATGAAAATAGAAAAAATTTTAGAAGAAATTTTTAGCTTGAGAAATAAAAATCGCAGGGAAAATATTGATGATCTGAAAAAAATTTATAAACTTTTGGGAGAACCTTGTAAAAATAAAAAAATAATTCATATTGCTGGGACAAATGGAAAAGGTTCTACTAGTACTTTTTTGGAAAATATATTTTTTTATTCAGGATATTCTGTTTGTAAATTTACTTCTCCACATATTTTGAAGTATAATGAAAGAATTGTCTCAAATAAAAAGATGATTTGTGATGAAAAAGTACAAAAATATTATGAAATTTTAAAAAAAATTTTAAATGATTTGAAATTAAAAATTAACTTTTTTGAAATTACGACTTTTATTGCGCTTTTATTTTTCGAAGACGAGAACGCAGAAGTTATAATTTTGGAAACGGGATTAGGTGGCAGACTTGATGCGACAAATGTTGTAAATTCAGTGATTTCAGTAATAACAAATGTGAGTTTTGACCATACGGCAATACTTGGCAATACATTAAAGGAAATTGCTTTTGAAAAGGCGGGAATTATAAAAAATGGACAACTTTGTGTATATTCACAAAATTTAATTGAGCTTGAAAATGAGATAGATAAAAAGACTAAAAAATCTATTAATGTTTTAAAAAAATATAAAAATATTGACATTAAACTTAATAAAAAAAATTTCACGACAACTGTGAAATTTGAAGATGATGGAAAAATCAAACAATTTGAATTGCCACTTTTTGGAAAATTTCAAGGAAATAATTTTTTAGTTTGTTATGAAATTGCAAAACAGTTTGAAATTTCTGACAAAGAAATTCAAAATGGGATTAGTCATTTAAAATTGCCTGGTAGATTTGAAATTTTTTCAAAAAAACCGTTTACAATTTTGGACGTGGCACATAACGAAGATTCGATAAAAGTTTTGTTTGAAAATTTGTCTTTTTTGTATAGAAAAAATGAAGTGATTTTTATAACTTCGATGTTAAAGACAAAAGATTTTGTGCCAATTTTTCAAAAAATCCAAAAGTTTTCAAATAAGATTTTTGTAACTTCGTTAAAAGATGTAACTTACGGAATGTCTTCTGAGGAAATAAAAAAAGAAATCAAAAAATTAAAAAATAAAGATATTTTTTTAGAAAACATTGTTTTTGAAGATGATATTTTAGTCGCTTATGAAAAAGCAAAAGAAATGGGAAATTATAAAGCAATCGTCATTTGTGGCTCATTTTATGAAATTGCAAAATTTAAAAAATTATTTGAAAATGGGAATAAAAAAATTGGAAAGAGTAAAATTTCTGTTTTTTAG
- the trhA gene encoding PAQR family membrane homeostasis protein TrhA, with the protein MKKTVSKNQISKIKDKNTETFTHGEEIGNFVSHTVGSGLSIIALFVLTIRASWTHNIGTIISFMVFGFGLIVLYTMSSIYHGLHPGIAKRVFEILDHSAIYILIAASYTPFLYLVVDSPTNKIILALQWITCFLGILFKVFFTGKFKIFSTLLYLFMGWMIVIAWGSLITNINKISLIFLIIGGLLYSLGTIFYQWKICKFNHMIWHIFVMLGSIAHFISVFYLI; encoded by the coding sequence ATGAAAAAAACGGTTAGTAAAAATCAAATTTCAAAAATAAAAGATAAAAATACCGAAACGTTTACACACGGAGAAGAAATTGGAAATTTTGTAAGTCATACTGTAGGTTCGGGATTATCGATTATTGCACTTTTTGTTCTTACAATAAGAGCCAGCTGGACACATAACATAGGAACCATTATTTCGTTTATGGTATTTGGATTTGGATTGATTGTACTTTATACAATGTCATCTATATATCATGGTCTACATCCAGGTATTGCAAAAAGAGTTTTTGAAATATTAGATCATTCTGCAATTTATATTTTAATTGCGGCATCGTATACGCCATTCTTATATCTTGTTGTAGATTCTCCAACAAATAAAATTATTTTAGCTTTGCAATGGATAACTTGTTTTTTAGGAATTTTATTTAAAGTATTTTTTACTGGAAAATTTAAAATTTTTTCCACTTTACTGTATCTTTTTATGGGATGGATGATTGTAATAGCTTGGGGAAGTTTAATAACAAATATAAATAAAATATCATTAATTTTCCTTATAATCGGTGGTCTTCTGTATTCATTAGGTACCATTTTTTATCAATGGAAAATATGTAAATTTAATCATATGATTTGGCATATTTTTGTCATGCTGGGAAGTATCGCCCATTTTATTTCAGTATTTTATCTAATTTAA
- the typA gene encoding translational GTPase TypA — protein MSKIKNIAIIAHVDHGKTTLVDALLKQAGTFGEHEKVDERVMDSNDLEKERGITIFSKNASFHYQGYKINIVDTPGHADFGGEVQRILKMVDSVLLLVDAFEGVMPQTKYVLKQALEHGLRPIVVVNKIDRPNSDPDAVVDSVFDLFVELGANDIQLDFPVVYASAKNGYAKIELEDENKDMKPLYDMIMQHVEDPEGDASEPLQMLITNTEYDEYVGKLGTGRIYNGKISKNEEVTLIKRNGDLVSGKISKIYGYDGLKKIEMEEALAGDIVTIAGIDKIDIGETVAAKENPKPLPLIDIDEPTLAMTFLVNDSPFAGKDGKFVTSRNILERLQKEVNHNVSMRLEMTDSPDAFIVKGRGELQLSILLENMRREGYEVAVSKPEVIYKEENGKKMEPIELAIIDVADEFVGVVIEKLGLRKGEMVNMNQGTDGYTRLEFKVPSRGLIGFTNEFLTETRGTGILNHSFFDYEPFKGEVTNRHRGVLIAMEPGTSLGYALNNLQARGTLFIGPGVEVYEGMIVGEHSRENDLVVNVCKGKKLTNMRAAGSDDAVKLAPPKEFTLELALEYIEADELVEITPNSIRLRKKYLKANDRKKIENGTTSRV, from the coding sequence ATGAGTAAAATTAAAAATATTGCAATTATTGCACACGTTGACCATGGAAAAACTACGCTCGTGGACGCACTTTTAAAACAGGCGGGAACATTCGGAGAACATGAAAAAGTTGATGAAAGAGTGATGGATAGCAACGATTTAGAAAAAGAGAGAGGAATTACAATTTTTTCTAAAAACGCTTCATTTCATTACCAAGGATATAAAATAAATATTGTTGATACACCGGGACATGCTGATTTTGGTGGGGAAGTACAAAGAATACTAAAAATGGTTGATTCTGTTCTGCTTTTGGTGGACGCTTTTGAAGGAGTTATGCCGCAGACTAAATATGTACTAAAACAGGCACTAGAACACGGACTAAGACCAATTGTAGTCGTAAATAAAATTGACAGACCAAATTCTGACCCTGACGCTGTCGTGGATTCAGTATTTGATTTATTTGTTGAACTTGGAGCAAACGATATTCAGCTAGATTTTCCTGTTGTTTACGCTTCAGCCAAAAATGGGTATGCTAAAATTGAGTTAGAAGATGAAAATAAAGATATGAAACCACTTTATGACATGATTATGCAGCACGTTGAAGATCCTGAAGGAGATGCTTCTGAACCGCTTCAAATGTTAATCACTAATACAGAATACGACGAATATGTTGGAAAACTTGGGACTGGAAGAATTTATAACGGAAAAATTTCTAAAAACGAAGAAGTTACTCTTATCAAAAGAAACGGAGATTTGGTAAGCGGAAAAATTTCTAAAATTTACGGATATGATGGACTTAAAAAAATTGAAATGGAAGAAGCACTAGCTGGGGATATTGTTACGATTGCGGGAATTGATAAAATTGATATAGGAGAAACTGTTGCAGCCAAGGAAAATCCTAAACCACTTCCGCTAATTGACATTGATGAGCCAACACTTGCTATGACCTTTTTAGTAAATGATTCACCTTTTGCTGGAAAAGATGGAAAATTTGTAACTTCCAGAAATATTTTAGAAAGACTTCAAAAAGAAGTTAACCACAATGTAAGTATGCGGCTTGAAATGACAGATTCACCTGATGCATTTATCGTAAAAGGTAGAGGTGAATTGCAATTATCTATTTTATTAGAAAATATGAGAAGAGAAGGTTATGAAGTAGCTGTGTCAAAACCAGAAGTTATTTACAAAGAAGAAAATGGTAAAAAAATGGAGCCAATTGAACTTGCCATAATTGATGTTGCTGACGAATTTGTCGGAGTCGTTATTGAAAAACTTGGCCTTCGTAAAGGAGAAATGGTAAATATGAATCAAGGGACTGATGGTTATACAAGACTTGAATTTAAAGTACCATCAAGAGGACTTATCGGATTCACAAACGAATTTTTGACTGAAACAAGAGGAACTGGAATCTTAAACCATTCATTCTTTGACTACGAACCTTTCAAAGGAGAAGTTACAAATAGACATCGAGGAGTTTTAATAGCGATGGAGCCTGGAACAAGTTTAGGTTATGCGCTAAATAATCTTCAAGCAAGAGGTACGCTATTTATCGGACCTGGTGTGGAAGTATACGAAGGAATGATAGTTGGAGAGCATTCAAGAGAAAATGACTTAGTCGTAAATGTCTGCAAAGGTAAAAAGCTTACAAATATGAGAGCTGCAGGAAGTGATGATGCTGTAAAACTGGCACCTCCAAAAGAATTTACCCTAGAATTAGCACTTGAATACATTGAAGCTGACGAACTTGTAGAAATTACACCTAATTCAATAAGACTTAGAAAAAAATATTTAAAAGCTAACGACAGAAAAAAAATTGAAAATGGGACAACAAGCAGAGTGTAA